A genomic stretch from Schaalia odontolytica includes:
- a CDS encoding S8 family peptidase, whose product MHVSRDSRLSSRLPRVCVGWAGRAARALTTLASASVLAVGALALAPAPARAEDVITTQEYFSYYHLDSARAKGYTGKGVTIALIDGPVGTSAPELKGANITDKSRCTIEASAKNKGHGLDMASILVSPYFGVAPDATLYSYQLSTANSISAGTCEKDGEKLDTFARLINQAIDDGAQIISISQGSGDDSEELKWAVARAMSEGVIIVNSAGNTAADANSDQLSHWSGVVGVSAITADGKFAEYSSWGNGVTTAAFGGPFTTRDDSDPTKFAVSNGSSNSAAIVSGLLALARQKWPDATANQILQLLTHTGLNPDHRWDMYTGYGAIDGGALVNTDPSQYPDENPLAQKEGGSSPTAQEVQDYADGLVEPNPDTLGMSYVYRGIDEEAALMDDIGPVHLGTSPRYHRK is encoded by the coding sequence ATGCACGTGTCTCGTGATTCTCGTCTGTCGTCCCGTCTGCCTCGCGTTTGTGTGGGGTGGGCGGGGCGCGCCGCGCGTGCCCTGACCACGCTCGCCTCCGCGTCCGTGTTGGCGGTGGGTGCCCTCGCCCTGGCGCCTGCCCCGGCGCGTGCGGAGGATGTGATTACGACGCAGGAGTATTTCTCGTACTATCACCTGGATTCTGCTCGGGCGAAGGGGTACACGGGTAAGGGCGTGACCATCGCCCTCATCGACGGCCCCGTCGGCACTAGCGCGCCGGAGCTCAAGGGGGCGAACATCACGGACAAGAGCCGCTGCACCATCGAAGCATCCGCTAAGAATAAGGGGCACGGTCTAGACATGGCGTCGATCCTTGTCTCCCCGTACTTCGGGGTTGCGCCGGATGCGACCCTCTACTCCTACCAGCTGTCCACTGCCAACTCGATTTCGGCGGGCACGTGTGAAAAGGATGGGGAGAAGCTCGATACTTTTGCACGGCTTATCAATCAGGCCATTGACGATGGTGCTCAGATTATCTCGATCTCCCAGGGGTCGGGCGACGACAGTGAGGAGTTGAAGTGGGCTGTTGCGCGAGCGATGAGTGAGGGTGTCATCATCGTCAACTCGGCGGGAAATACCGCAGCTGACGCCAATAGCGACCAGCTGAGCCATTGGTCTGGTGTGGTGGGGGTGTCTGCGATTACTGCGGATGGTAAGTTCGCCGAGTACTCCTCGTGGGGTAACGGCGTGACGACTGCGGCTTTTGGTGGGCCGTTTACGACGCGTGACGACTCAGACCCCACGAAGTTTGCAGTGTCTAACGGCTCGTCGAATTCGGCGGCGATTGTCTCTGGATTGTTGGCGTTGGCGCGTCAGAAGTGGCCTGATGCTACGGCGAATCAGATCCTGCAGCTACTGACTCACACGGGGCTGAATCCGGATCATCGGTGGGATATGTACACGGGTTATGGCGCGATCGATGGGGGGGCGTTGGTGAATACTGATCCGTCGCAGTATCCGGATGAGAATCCTTTGGCTCAGAAGGAGGGTGGCTCGTCTCCGACGGCGCAGGAGGTTCAGGATTATGCCGATGGGTTGGTCGAGCCTAACCCGGATACTTTGGGTATGTCCTACGTGTATCGCGGTATCGATGAGGAAGCTGCCTTGATGGACGACATCGGTCCTGTTCATTTGGGGACGAGTCCGAGGTATCACCGCAAGTGA
- a CDS encoding ABC transporter permease: MTKRATPPVSPLPVWAGGLGALALCFLILPLVFMLGRVDWGSLGSTLSTDEATSALALSLRTCLIALGVDLILGIPAALVLSRSWRGVRAARIIVALPLSLPPVVAGIALLAAFGRRSPLGALLSGAGLDIAFTTTAVVIAQVFVSLPFLIVTLEAALRAREQGLDEMASSLGASPSRVFWQITLPAVLPGLGRGAALALARCLGEFGATLTFAGSLQGVTRTMPLQIYLARESDADLALALGVVLLGLAVLVVALTETPWGRIASLLRSALSATRPGRESVSPAAGATTDEASRARRDHGLVPSREGETEGTEPAGIPVRVCGTVAARGWDADATLRPGLVTAVVGHNGAGKSTLAQVVAGTLRLDSGAARIGERVVDDASTFVPARRRRVAMVSQAPRIFTHMSVLANVAFPLRVRGVGRAQARAVALRHMRAVGIADLAHKRGSDLSGGQAARVAIARALVFRPEVLILDEPTAALDVEATAQVSAVLRERLAGAGITALLVSHDIAEVLALASHMIVMGEGRIVEEGEPASVLASPASVFAARLAGLNIVTGPVLWRSGMAGVRVGEGTLWAAELSGLDLNDADRTDAMRGDGTEPAAPSRATRVALTFPPEAVALSREEAHASPRSVLPGVVKGIDVDGSLVSVRVALAEDVGVTARVTASAWADLGLGVGSGLWVSVKATQVRVIRMAARR, from the coding sequence GTGACAAAGCGCGCGACGCCCCCCGTCAGCCCCCTGCCCGTCTGGGCGGGGGGCCTCGGAGCGCTCGCCCTGTGCTTCCTGATCCTGCCCCTGGTATTCATGCTCGGGCGCGTCGACTGGGGTTCCCTGGGCTCCACGCTCTCCACCGACGAGGCCACCTCCGCCCTGGCCCTCTCCCTGCGCACGTGCCTGATCGCCCTCGGCGTCGATCTCATCCTCGGCATCCCCGCAGCGCTCGTCCTGTCCCGCTCCTGGAGGGGCGTGCGCGCCGCCCGCATCATCGTCGCCCTCCCGCTCTCCCTGCCCCCCGTCGTCGCCGGCATCGCGCTGCTCGCGGCCTTCGGCAGGCGCTCGCCCCTGGGCGCGCTCCTGAGCGGCGCCGGCCTCGACATCGCCTTCACGACAACCGCCGTCGTCATCGCGCAGGTCTTCGTCTCCCTGCCCTTCCTCATCGTCACCCTCGAGGCCGCGCTGCGCGCCCGCGAGCAGGGACTCGACGAGATGGCCTCCTCCCTGGGTGCCTCGCCCTCGCGCGTGTTCTGGCAGATCACCCTGCCCGCCGTCCTGCCGGGCCTCGGGCGCGGTGCGGCCCTCGCGCTGGCCCGCTGCCTCGGCGAGTTCGGCGCGACCCTCACCTTCGCTGGCTCCTTGCAGGGCGTCACCCGAACGATGCCCCTCCAGATCTACCTGGCCCGCGAATCCGACGCGGACCTGGCCCTCGCGCTCGGCGTCGTCCTCCTCGGCCTCGCGGTCCTCGTCGTCGCGCTCACGGAAACACCGTGGGGGCGCATCGCCTCCCTCCTGCGTTCGGCGCTCTCAGCGACGAGGCCCGGGCGCGAATCCGTGTCCCCTGCGGCGGGTGCCACCACCGACGAGGCATCCCGCGCTCGGAGGGACCACGGCCTCGTCCCCTCGCGGGAGGGGGAGACCGAGGGAACCGAGCCCGCGGGCATCCCCGTCCGCGTGTGCGGAACCGTGGCGGCGCGCGGCTGGGACGCGGACGCGACGCTTCGCCCCGGCCTCGTGACCGCCGTCGTCGGACACAACGGTGCCGGAAAATCCACCCTCGCCCAGGTCGTCGCCGGGACCCTGCGGCTCGACTCCGGGGCCGCGCGTATCGGCGAGCGAGTCGTCGACGATGCCTCGACGTTCGTGCCCGCCCGCCGACGCCGCGTCGCCATGGTCTCCCAGGCGCCCCGCATCTTCACCCACATGAGCGTGCTCGCAAACGTCGCCTTCCCGCTGCGCGTGCGCGGCGTCGGGCGCGCACAGGCCAGGGCCGTTGCCCTCCGGCACATGCGCGCCGTGGGCATCGCCGACCTCGCCCACAAGCGCGGCTCCGACCTGTCCGGCGGGCAGGCCGCGCGCGTCGCCATCGCACGTGCGCTCGTGTTCCGACCAGAGGTGCTCATCCTCGACGAACCCACCGCTGCCCTCGACGTCGAGGCCACCGCCCAGGTCTCCGCCGTGCTGCGCGAGCGCCTCGCCGGGGCGGGGATCACGGCGCTGCTCGTCTCCCACGACATCGCGGAAGTCCTGGCCCTCGCCTCCCACATGATCGTCATGGGGGAGGGGCGCATTGTCGAAGAGGGAGAACCTGCGAGCGTGCTCGCCTCGCCTGCGTCGGTGTTCGCGGCGCGCCTCGCCGGGCTCAACATCGTCACCGGGCCGGTGCTCTGGCGCTCCGGCATGGCGGGCGTCCGCGTCGGCGAGGGGACGCTGTGGGCCGCCGAGCTCTCCGGCCTCGACCTCAACGACGCCGACCGCACCGACGCGATGCGCGGTGATGGGACCGAACCGGCTGCTCCCTCCCGAGCCACCCGTGTCGCTCTCACCTTCCCGCCCGAGGCGGTGGCCCTCTCCCGCGAGGAAGCCCACGCCTCGCCGCGCTCCGTCCTGCCCGGTGTTGTCAAGGGGATAGACGTCGATGGTTCCCTCGTGTCCGTGCGCGTCGCGCTCGCGGAGGATGTCGGCGTGACCGCCCGCGTCACGGCTTCCGCATGGGCAGACCTTGGCCTCGGCGTCGGCTCGGGCCTGTGGGTGAGCGTCAAGGCCACGCAGGTCCGGGTGATCCGCATGGCGGCTCGCAGGTGA
- the modA gene encoding molybdate ABC transporter substrate-binding protein: protein MRSLRILPVIGAAALALAACTGGSAPADSTASPEATRPAEPTVLNVYAAASLTETFGELEDIFEEANPGVDVRFNFAGSQDLVTQLGEGADVDVLATANESTMKKAADAAQVDAQTIFVTNTLTIITTPGNPAGVTGLDSSLAGVKLVVCAPEVPCGKLTKTLTEKLGVTLNPVSEEQAVTDVRGKVSSGQADAGIVYKTDALAEGDAVDTVEIPGANEAVNKYPIALVTASTKKDLGQKWIDLVLSADGQKILEDAGFTPAAK, encoded by the coding sequence GTGCGTTCCCTTCGCATCCTCCCCGTCATCGGCGCAGCAGCACTGGCGCTCGCCGCCTGCACCGGCGGCTCCGCCCCCGCCGACTCCACGGCCTCACCCGAGGCGACCCGGCCCGCCGAGCCCACCGTCCTCAACGTCTACGCCGCCGCCTCGCTGACCGAGACCTTCGGCGAGCTCGAAGACATCTTCGAGGAAGCCAACCCCGGCGTCGACGTGCGCTTCAACTTCGCGGGCTCCCAGGACCTCGTCACCCAGCTCGGCGAAGGTGCGGACGTCGACGTCCTGGCCACCGCCAACGAGTCCACCATGAAGAAGGCCGCCGACGCCGCCCAGGTCGACGCGCAGACCATCTTCGTCACCAACACCCTCACCATCATCACCACACCCGGTAACCCGGCGGGCGTGACCGGCCTCGACTCATCCCTCGCCGGCGTCAAGCTGGTCGTCTGCGCGCCCGAGGTCCCCTGCGGCAAGCTCACCAAGACCCTCACCGAGAAGCTCGGCGTCACCCTCAACCCCGTCTCCGAGGAACAGGCCGTCACCGACGTGCGCGGCAAGGTCTCCTCCGGCCAGGCCGACGCCGGCATCGTCTACAAGACCGACGCCCTCGCCGAGGGTGACGCCGTCGATACCGTCGAAATTCCGGGCGCGAACGAGGCCGTCAACAAGTACCCGATCGCCCTCGTGACCGCCTCAACCAAGAAGGACCTCGGCCAGAAGTGGATCGACCTGGTCCTGTCCGCCGACGGACAGAAGATCCTCGAAGACGCCGGATTCACGCCCGCCGCGAAGTAA
- the mobA gene encoding molybdenum cofactor guanylyltransferase yields MSAPRSDVAAIVVGGGGGERLGGVSKPDLVLGGERLIDRACAALVPVAGAGCVAVVPPAVRVPAGVVRTLEDPPGGGPLAGIDAGLSALALGGDALVVVVSVDSPGVGEFVPLLLAAPLGDAADGRILRGGDPEPFDQYLMGVYRASSLRRVIDEAAAALGSLRGVGVRRVLRSLALERVDVGASACRDVDTAEDVAWWEARFAPALPRENAVYDGRSWASHRGVIGQ; encoded by the coding sequence GTGTCTGCCCCTCGATCCGACGTCGCCGCGATTGTTGTCGGCGGTGGCGGCGGGGAGCGTCTGGGTGGGGTGTCGAAGCCGGACCTGGTCCTCGGCGGCGAGCGCCTCATCGACCGCGCGTGCGCCGCACTGGTGCCGGTCGCGGGGGCGGGGTGCGTGGCGGTCGTCCCTCCGGCGGTGCGGGTTCCGGCGGGGGTGGTGCGCACGTTGGAGGATCCGCCGGGGGGCGGTCCGCTGGCCGGCATTGACGCGGGGCTGTCGGCGCTGGCGCTCGGCGGGGATGCTCTGGTTGTTGTCGTGTCTGTCGATTCTCCGGGCGTGGGCGAGTTTGTGCCGCTCCTGCTGGCCGCGCCCCTGGGCGACGCGGCGGATGGGCGCATCCTTCGGGGAGGGGACCCCGAGCCCTTCGACCAGTACCTGATGGGCGTCTACCGGGCTTCCTCCCTGCGCCGCGTGATCGACGAGGCCGCGGCCGCTCTCGGGTCGCTGCGCGGAGTGGGCGTGCGCCGGGTGCTTCGTTCCCTGGCGTTGGAGCGGGTCGACGTGGGGGCGTCGGCGTGCCGGGACGTGGACACCGCGGAGGATGTTGCCTGGTGGGAGGCGCGTTTTGCGCCCGCGTTGCCGCGCGAGAATGCGGTTTATGATGGCAGGAGCTGGGCGAGCCACCGGGGCGTGATCGGCCAGTGA
- a CDS encoding S8 family peptidase — MVTSAFIVGPASLRTRVGWAGRAARALTTLASASVLAVGALALVPAPARADDAITTQEYFSYYHLDSARAKGYTGKGVTIALIDGPVDTSAPELKGANITDKSRCTIEASDKEKKHAREMASILVSPYFGVAPDATLYSYQRRTVDSVSGGTCDADVPELDRFASVFNQAIDDGAQIISLSQGASDHSDELKWAIARAMSRGVIVVASVGNNGLDENESHMSWWSGVVGVSAITTDGKFADYSSWGNGVTTAAVGGPVKTRGSDPSKPAETFGTSNSTALVAGMLALALQKWPDASANQILQVLTHTGLNLNHQWDMYTGYGAIDGGALVNTDPSQYPDENPLAQKEGGSSPTVEEVQDYADGLVSPIEVTADASYVYRGTNESFLAPGGLGGESPVHLGTSPRYHRK; from the coding sequence ATGGTGACCTCAGCTTTCATTGTGGGCCCCGCCTCGCTTCGCACTCGTGTGGGGTGGGCGGGGCGCGCCGCGCGCGCCCTGACCACGCTCGCCTCCGCGTCCGTGTTGGCTGTGGGTGCTCTCGCCCTGGTGCCTGCTCCGGCGCGTGCGGACGATGCGATCACCACGCAGGAGTATTTCTCGTACTATCACCTGGATTCTGCTCGGGCGAAGGGGTACACGGGTAAGGGCGTAACCATCGCCCTCATCGACGGGCCCGTGGACACCAGCGCGCCGGAGCTCAAGGGTGCGAACATCACGGACAAGAGCCGCTGCACCATCGAGGCGTCCGACAAGGAGAAGAAACACGCCAGGGAGATGGCGTCGATCCTTGTTTCCCCCTACTTCGGGGTTGCACCCGATGCCACCTTGTATTCCTACCAGCGAAGGACCGTCGACTCAGTCTCTGGGGGTACGTGCGACGCAGACGTGCCGGAGCTTGATCGTTTCGCTTCAGTTTTCAATCAGGCCATCGATGATGGTGCCCAGATCATCTCGCTTTCACAGGGGGCGAGTGATCACAGTGACGAGTTGAAGTGGGCGATTGCGCGCGCCATGAGCCGTGGGGTTATCGTCGTTGCATCCGTGGGCAACAATGGGCTTGATGAGAATGAGTCGCATATGTCGTGGTGGTCGGGTGTGGTCGGAGTATCGGCCATTACCACGGATGGTAAGTTTGCCGACTACTCCTCCTGGGGCAACGGCGTGACCACCGCCGCTGTTGGCGGTCCTGTCAAGACGCGTGGCTCGGATCCTAGCAAGCCTGCAGAGACATTCGGAACGTCGAACTCAACGGCGCTTGTGGCGGGGATGTTGGCACTGGCGCTTCAGAAATGGCCGGATGCCTCGGCGAATCAAATCCTGCAAGTCCTGACTCACACGGGGCTGAATCTGAATCATCAGTGGGATATGTACACGGGTTATGGCGCGATCGATGGGGGGGCGTTGGTGAATACTGATCCATCGCAGTATCCGGATGAGAATCCTTTGGCTCAGAAGGAGGGTGGCTCGTCTCCGACGGTGGAGGAGGTTCAGGATTATGCCGATGGGTTGGTTTCACCGATTGAGGTTACCGCCGACGCCTCGTATGTCTACCGTGGCACTAATGAGTCGTTCTTGGCTCCTGGCGGCCTCGGTGGTGAGAGTCCGGTTCACCTGGGGACGAGTCCGAGGTATCACCGCAAGTGA
- a CDS encoding HesA/MoeB/ThiF family protein: protein MTIGDPYSRDAAVSGRSVALPLINQPVPFEAGDPALERFRRNWLVSGIAEAGQARLAAARVLVVGAGGLGSPVLQYLTAAGVGTIGICDSDVVEVSNLQRQLLHGEGDVGDPKPDSAVRHLSGLNSQVRFERYGHATREWLDEHGREWDLIMDCTDSFDSKYLVADYCADSGVPLVWGTVVSMSFQVSIFWSGAPAPAPSLSLRSLHPVKPAPGTTPASPTVGVLGPVVGQAGTAMATEAIKVLVGFGEPLIGRVLMVDAATQRADVLTFAPWE, encoded by the coding sequence ATGACGATCGGCGATCCTTATTCACGTGACGCAGCGGTTTCGGGTCGTAGCGTCGCGCTCCCGCTCATCAATCAGCCCGTCCCGTTCGAGGCCGGGGATCCCGCGCTGGAACGCTTTCGCCGCAATTGGCTGGTGTCGGGCATTGCCGAGGCCGGGCAGGCGCGCTTGGCGGCCGCGCGCGTGCTCGTGGTGGGCGCGGGGGGCTTGGGTTCTCCGGTTCTCCAGTACCTGACCGCGGCTGGTGTTGGAACGATCGGCATCTGCGACTCCGACGTTGTTGAGGTGTCGAACCTGCAGCGCCAGCTGCTGCACGGCGAGGGTGATGTGGGTGATCCGAAGCCGGATTCCGCAGTGCGTCACTTGAGTGGTCTGAACTCCCAGGTGCGCTTTGAGCGCTACGGTCACGCGACCCGTGAGTGGCTGGATGAGCACGGCCGGGAGTGGGACCTGATTATGGATTGCACGGATAGCTTCGACTCGAAGTACCTGGTTGCGGACTATTGCGCTGATTCTGGCGTGCCACTCGTGTGGGGCACGGTCGTGTCGATGTCCTTCCAGGTCAGTATCTTCTGGTCTGGTGCGCCGGCCCCCGCGCCCTCCCTGTCCCTGCGTAGCCTGCACCCGGTCAAGCCTGCCCCCGGGACGACACCGGCCTCGCCGACGGTGGGCGTGCTGGGCCCGGTCGTCGGCCAGGCGGGAACTGCGATGGCGACGGAGGCCATCAAGGTGCTGGTGGGCTTTGGTGAGCCGCTGATCGGTCGCGTCCTCATGGTGGACGCGGCGACGCAGCGCGCCGACGTGTTGACCTTCGCGCCGTGGGAGTGA
- a CDS encoding molybdopterin-binding protein: MPKPVDYDLGQISAHVITYSDRIQRGTKEDRATPACTAALAEAGLGPVSVAAIPESADILETEIRDALGAGARFILVLGGSGFGVGNYAPEVVRSLVEVEIPGIAEQIRAHGLTNTPLSGLSREVVGVTARDSSGALLVSSPGSRGGALDTLEVVTPLLGAIFHQLDEER, from the coding sequence ATGCCCAAGCCCGTCGACTACGACCTCGGCCAGATCAGCGCCCACGTCATCACCTATTCGGATCGCATCCAGCGCGGCACGAAGGAGGATCGAGCGACCCCCGCCTGCACCGCGGCGCTGGCCGAAGCCGGCCTGGGACCGGTGTCGGTCGCCGCCATCCCGGAGAGCGCCGACATCCTCGAGACGGAGATTCGCGACGCGCTCGGCGCGGGCGCACGCTTCATCCTGGTTCTGGGCGGGTCGGGCTTCGGGGTGGGCAACTACGCCCCCGAGGTGGTCCGCTCGCTCGTCGAGGTCGAGATCCCGGGCATCGCGGAACAGATCCGCGCCCACGGCCTGACCAACACTCCCCTGTCGGGCCTCTCCCGCGAGGTCGTCGGCGTGACCGCGCGCGATTCCTCGGGCGCGCTCCTCGTCTCATCCCCGGGCTCGCGCGGCGGCGCGCTGGACACCCTCGAGGTGGTCACGCCTCTGCTCGGCGCGATCTTCCATCAGCTGGACGAGGAACGCTGA
- a CDS encoding molybdenum cofactor biosynthesis protein MoaE yields the protein MSADIVTGITDEPLDASALISSARRDTCGAVASFIGVVRNHDGGESVDAIEYSCHPSSQQILRDIVSEMRDRPGVHRIVAWHRVGHLGIGEDAMVVAVAAEHRAQAFRAVEAIVEDVKAKLPIWKKQELTDGSHNWSGL from the coding sequence ATGTCAGCAGATATCGTAACCGGCATCACGGATGAGCCGCTGGATGCTAGCGCGCTGATCAGTAGTGCTCGCCGTGATACATGTGGGGCCGTCGCGTCTTTCATTGGCGTGGTGCGCAACCATGATGGCGGTGAGAGCGTTGATGCCATTGAGTACTCGTGTCATCCGTCTTCTCAGCAGATTCTGCGCGATATTGTCTCGGAAATGAGGGATCGGCCCGGCGTTCATCGCATCGTGGCGTGGCATCGTGTGGGCCATCTGGGCATCGGCGAGGATGCGATGGTTGTGGCCGTCGCGGCCGAGCATCGTGCGCAGGCGTTCCGTGCGGTTGAGGCGATTGTTGAGGACGTGAAGGCGAAGCTTCCGATCTGGAAGAAGCAGGAACTGACCGACGGTTCTCACAACTGGTCGGGTCTGTGA